Proteins found in one Sporosarcina jeotgali genomic segment:
- a CDS encoding NlpC/P60 family protein — translation MIKKILFPFLIAALIFSLASPASAGKIFSDVGDQYAAKAELEFLAEQGIVTSGPSVAYGINQSITRLEASAMLVRALKLDTTNRPDPQVADVKKRSAGYDIIATVVDENIMVGNLKKEFNPNAMLTRAEMAAILVRSFDLQQPPKTNTFQFTDVNVKSFAAPSISILFANNITFGYPDHTFKPAMTLTRAHFGIFLARILNPEFQEALTCFNPVSKKTSHVAVAVTTLWKTPNAARVIDRPAIAVPADIRKWTKTMTIPQKQWLVGKTETQALYGQEVAVLKTSGNWVQVAVKDQYSPKNKAGYPGWIPASHIKESFADYGQCATAMVKAPIANLYHDETASRPFMEISFNTILPVLEENRDWIKVQTSTDGAKYVRKQDVNVLQKGSKIPLPTTQEILSTAKKFNGLPYLWAGTSGFGLDCSGFTYSVYRQHGIDIPRDASVQATHGALVKKSELQPGDLLFFAYNKGKGNVHHVGMYIGNGKMIHSPNPKKTVEILSIDAEPYRSEFSGARRYLK, via the coding sequence ATGATCAAGAAAATACTATTCCCGTTTCTAATCGCTGCACTTATATTTTCACTTGCCAGTCCAGCTTCGGCAGGAAAGATATTCAGTGATGTCGGTGACCAATATGCGGCAAAGGCTGAACTTGAATTTCTAGCTGAACAAGGCATTGTGACTTCGGGTCCGTCTGTTGCTTATGGTATCAATCAATCTATTACACGATTAGAAGCTTCTGCAATGCTTGTTCGAGCACTCAAACTCGATACAACAAACCGTCCTGACCCACAGGTAGCAGATGTGAAAAAAAGATCTGCGGGCTATGACATCATTGCAACCGTTGTAGACGAGAACATAATGGTAGGTAATTTGAAAAAAGAATTTAATCCAAATGCAATGTTGACACGTGCTGAAATGGCGGCAATCTTAGTTCGTTCATTCGATTTGCAACAGCCTCCAAAGACGAATACATTTCAGTTTACAGATGTGAATGTGAAAAGTTTTGCAGCTCCTTCTATTAGTATTCTATTCGCTAACAACATTACATTCGGGTATCCGGATCATACATTCAAACCCGCGATGACGTTAACACGTGCCCATTTCGGTATTTTCCTGGCACGGATTCTAAATCCTGAATTCCAAGAAGCGTTAACATGTTTTAATCCAGTTTCGAAAAAGACATCCCATGTTGCTGTTGCAGTTACAACCCTCTGGAAAACACCTAATGCAGCTAGAGTCATTGATAGACCAGCAATTGCGGTACCAGCAGATATTCGTAAATGGACGAAAACGATGACGATTCCGCAAAAACAATGGTTAGTTGGTAAAACAGAAACGCAAGCTCTTTATGGACAGGAAGTAGCTGTGCTTAAAACTTCTGGAAATTGGGTGCAAGTAGCTGTTAAAGACCAGTATTCACCCAAAAATAAGGCAGGATATCCAGGGTGGATTCCAGCGTCTCATATTAAAGAGTCGTTTGCAGACTATGGACAATGTGCAACCGCAATGGTGAAGGCGCCAATTGCGAACTTGTATCACGACGAAACTGCTTCTAGACCTTTCATGGAGATTAGTTTCAACACGATTCTTCCGGTTCTTGAAGAAAATAGGGATTGGATAAAAGTTCAGACGTCGACAGATGGTGCCAAATACGTCCGTAAACAAGACGTCAACGTACTTCAAAAAGGCAGTAAAATTCCATTACCTACAACACAGGAAATTTTATCTACTGCTAAAAAGTTCAATGGATTGCCATACCTGTGGGCGGGCACTTCTGGATTTGGTTTGGATTGCTCAGGATTCACATACTCGGTATATAGACAACACGGCATCGACATTCCTAGAGATGCAAGTGTGCAAGCGACACACGGAGCCCTCGTTAAAAAAAGTGAACTTCAGCCAGGTGACCTCTTGTTCTTTGCTTACAACAAAGGTAAAGGAAACGTCCATCATGTAGGCATGTATATCGGAAATGGGAAGATGATCCATTCACCAAATCCAAAGAAAACAGTTGAAATCCTGTCGATCGATGCAGAACCTTATCGCAGTGAATTTTCAGGAGCCAGACGTTATTTGAAATAA
- a CDS encoding YugN family protein yields MIHLKTGLEGRKTQFGIMQNRLEESGYHLGGNWDYHTGYFDRVLNREEGETIYIRAPFDVIAGMLDQDNASIQFKTPYIIKHVVNTGFDSEENSLLTSTFNQFQEPLDKDGRIPDKSKWQEIGVREVNRLLAILD; encoded by the coding sequence ATGATACATTTAAAAACAGGGCTTGAAGGCAGAAAAACTCAATTTGGTATCATGCAGAATCGACTGGAAGAATCCGGCTATCATCTTGGAGGGAACTGGGATTACCACACCGGATACTTTGACAGAGTCTTGAATCGGGAGGAAGGAGAGACCATTTATATCCGTGCACCGTTTGACGTCATCGCGGGTATGCTGGATCAGGACAATGCGTCGATCCAGTTTAAAACTCCTTACATCATAAAGCATGTCGTCAATACGGGATTTGACTCGGAAGAAAACTCACTTTTAACTTCGACCTTTAACCAATTTCAGGAGCCGCTTGATAAAGACGGAAGGATTCCAGACAAATCAAAATGGCAGGAAATCGGAGTAAGAGAAGTGAATCGGCTTCTCGCAATTTTAGACTGA
- a CDS encoding enoyl-ACP reductase FabI, with the protein MEDLLKLKGKNIVVMGVANERSIAWGIAKTLFDVGANVIFTYRKERSLAKLEKALEKNELNARLVAECDVNEDESIRAAFEKIGTEVGVIHGVVHSVAFAHAEDLHNDFVETSRDGYAFAQDTSSYSLVATAREARRYMTEGGSIITMSYLGAERVLDGYNVMGVAKAALEASMRYLAHDLGKENIRVNAVSAGAVRTLSAKGVPSFNTILHEIEEKAPLRRNITLEEVAKMSMVMLSDLSSGVTGEVVYVDAGYNIMG; encoded by the coding sequence ATGGAAGATTTACTGAAACTTAAAGGGAAAAATATTGTTGTGATGGGTGTTGCGAACGAGCGCAGCATTGCGTGGGGAATCGCTAAAACACTTTTTGATGTAGGTGCTAATGTTATTTTCACATACCGTAAAGAGCGTTCTCTAGCGAAACTTGAAAAGGCACTTGAAAAGAATGAATTGAATGCTCGTTTGGTTGCAGAGTGTGATGTAAATGAAGATGAAAGTATTCGTGCTGCGTTTGAAAAGATTGGTACTGAAGTCGGTGTAATCCATGGCGTTGTCCATTCTGTCGCATTTGCACACGCGGAAGATCTCCATAATGATTTTGTAGAAACATCACGTGACGGATATGCATTTGCACAAGATACGAGTTCGTATTCACTTGTTGCCACTGCTCGTGAGGCGCGCCGTTATATGACGGAGGGCGGTTCGATTATTACGATGAGCTATTTGGGAGCTGAACGAGTTCTGGACGGCTATAATGTGATGGGTGTTGCTAAAGCAGCGCTTGAGGCGTCTATGCGTTATTTAGCTCACGATCTCGGAAAAGAGAACATTCGTGTGAATGCGGTGTCTGCTGGAGCGGTTCGCACGTTGTCAGCAAAAGGTGTTCCATCGTTTAATACAATTCTTCATGAGATTGAAGAGAAAGCTCCGCTGCGCCGTAACATTACGTTGGAAGAAGTGGCGAAGATGAGTATGGTAATGTTGAGTGATTTGTCTAGTGGTGTGACGGGCGAAGTGGTTTATGTGGATGCCGGTTATAATATTATGGGGTAA
- the argH gene encoding argininosuccinate lyase, whose amino-acid sequence MKLWGGRFSSKEHERMEQFNTSLPVDNRLIEQDIAGSLAHVAMLVHCDLLTPEEGELLINGLEEIQNDIASGQLLVEGNYEDVHSFVEVQLTERIGETGKKLHTARSRNDQVAVDMRLYAKAKAKEVSGLLQNLMDSLAAKGQANDVIMPGYTHLQRAQVITFSHHIGAYVQMFSRDKKRIENAAELMDENPLGCGALAGTTHEIDRDVTTALLHFAKPVDNYIDGVSDRDYLLELMSDFSIIMMHLSRLSEELILWSSQEFKFVTMSDAFSTGSSIMPQKKNPDAAELIRGKTGRVYGSLFALLTTLKGLPLAYNKDMQEDKEQFFDAVDTVIDCIDIMSSMIDTMQVNAEQMRSAVKAGFLNATEVADYLVSKGTPFRDAHSIVGRLIIYCEQEKKGIEELSIAELKNFSNSLDDDLYAYIDYDEILNKGTKKFMKAGY is encoded by the coding sequence ATGAAACTTTGGGGTGGAAGATTTTCTTCTAAAGAACACGAGCGCATGGAACAATTTAATACATCATTGCCAGTAGATAACCGTCTGATCGAACAGGATATCGCCGGAAGTCTTGCACACGTGGCTATGCTTGTGCACTGTGATTTGTTGACACCTGAAGAAGGAGAATTGCTCATTAATGGGTTGGAAGAGATCCAAAACGATATCGCTTCTGGACAGTTATTAGTAGAAGGGAATTATGAAGACGTGCATTCGTTCGTTGAGGTACAGCTAACAGAGCGTATCGGAGAAACGGGGAAGAAATTGCATACTGCACGTAGTCGTAATGACCAAGTTGCAGTCGATATGAGACTCTACGCAAAAGCTAAAGCAAAAGAAGTCTCGGGTCTGCTTCAAAACCTAATGGATTCTTTAGCTGCAAAAGGACAAGCAAATGATGTCATTATGCCTGGATATACACATCTCCAACGGGCTCAAGTCATCACGTTCAGCCATCATATTGGTGCTTATGTCCAAATGTTTTCACGCGATAAGAAACGAATTGAAAACGCTGCAGAACTTATGGATGAAAACCCGCTGGGCTGCGGTGCATTAGCAGGAACAACACATGAAATCGATCGTGACGTTACCACTGCACTGCTTCACTTCGCTAAGCCAGTAGACAATTATATCGATGGTGTAAGTGACAGAGACTATCTGCTGGAACTGATGTCCGATTTTTCTATTATCATGATGCACTTAAGTCGCTTAAGTGAAGAACTGATTCTTTGGAGCAGCCAAGAATTTAAATTTGTGACAATGTCCGATGCGTTTTCAACAGGCAGCAGCATTATGCCACAGAAAAAGAATCCGGACGCGGCTGAACTGATCCGAGGAAAAACAGGTCGTGTTTATGGATCGTTATTTGCATTATTAACAACCCTTAAAGGACTGCCGCTTGCCTATAACAAAGACATGCAAGAAGACAAAGAACAATTCTTCGATGCAGTGGACACCGTCATCGATTGCATCGACATCATGTCCAGCATGATCGACACGATGCAAGTGAACGCGGAACAAATGCGCAGCGCCGTTAAAGCCGGTTTCCTGAACGCAACTGAAGTCGCCGACTACCTCGTCAGCAAAGGCACACCGTTCCGCGATGCCCACAGCATCGTAGGCCGCCTCATCATCTATTGCGAACAAGAGAAAAAAGGCATCGAAGAACTATCAATCGCAGAACTAAAAAACTTCAGCAACTCACTAGACGATGACCTATATGCCTACATCGACTACGACGAAATCCTAAACAAAGGCACAAAGAAGTTTATGAAAGCAGGCTATTGA
- a CDS encoding cation diffusion facilitator family transporter, which yields MTNTAHSLSSIIAIWVSLISNIFLTIMKIIVGYLFHSPVLLADGFHNAGDVVASAAALTSMRFSKRPPDEDHPYGHGKAEVISSALVGLILGAAAIYIAIEAIFAFFEEPHKASVLALITAIISMIWKQALYFYTMRIGRKENSKGLIATAYDHLADVYASLAAVIGIGLGLIGFHFDIPILSYGDPLAGLIVAILVMRLAIHIGKEALDILMEKTVSEERLLAFKQLIEEIPEVKRVDRLRAREHGHYVLVDIRISIPAELTIQQGHDVTSALRNAIKQANPDVGEVLIHVNPWYEEIE from the coding sequence ATGACAAACACTGCACACTCCTTGTCTTCCATCATTGCCATCTGGGTTAGTCTTATTAGCAACATCTTTCTGACGATCATGAAAATCATTGTGGGTTATCTATTCCACAGTCCGGTTTTGCTGGCTGACGGATTTCACAACGCCGGAGATGTGGTCGCTTCAGCAGCAGCATTAACTTCCATGCGCTTTTCAAAACGTCCGCCAGATGAAGATCATCCATATGGACATGGGAAAGCAGAAGTTATCAGTTCTGCCCTCGTCGGACTTATTTTGGGCGCAGCTGCCATTTACATTGCAATAGAAGCGATTTTCGCGTTTTTTGAAGAGCCCCATAAAGCAAGCGTCCTTGCCTTAATCACCGCAATTATTTCAATGATTTGGAAGCAAGCCCTTTATTTCTATACGATGCGGATTGGAAGGAAAGAAAACAGTAAGGGTCTCATTGCAACGGCTTATGATCATTTAGCTGATGTGTATGCTTCCTTAGCAGCTGTTATCGGTATTGGCCTGGGATTAATCGGTTTTCACTTCGACATCCCTATTCTCTCGTATGGCGATCCGCTTGCTGGACTGATTGTCGCGATTCTCGTGATGCGGCTTGCGATTCATATCGGAAAAGAAGCACTGGATATTTTAATGGAAAAAACCGTCAGTGAAGAACGACTGCTGGCATTCAAACAATTAATCGAAGAAATCCCTGAAGTAAAACGGGTTGACCGGTTACGCGCGCGTGAGCACGGACATTACGTTCTTGTCGATATTCGTATCAGTATTCCTGCGGAGCTTACGATCCAACAAGGTCATGACGTAACGAGCGCACTAAGAAATGCCATCAAGCAAGCAAATCCTGATGTCGGTGAAGTCTTGATCCATGTGAATCCATGGTACGAAGAGATCGAGTGA
- a CDS encoding TRM11 family SAM-dependent methyltransferase, giving the protein MDQAKHLYTFSRHDDEYELCRLEMRSFFETDTDANFISSNVEIDPSRSAFMKERLDVLAECDSIEEVATFVSAFEEDGRSFLIRCLNTMPLGDTAKIAHPDRRKIERQLGLVMPGYADLAQPDILYGIVQLDQKYLFGYLSESISVWRQHVKKPEMYSTALSTRVARAVSNIAVPHPEGIKAIDPCCGIGNVLVEAISMGIDMDGRDINPLAVLGSRKNLEHFGLTGTVTPGPIEEAPGHYDAAVIDMPYNLYTHVTREQQASILQAARTLTDKLVIVTIESMDDLLAEAGFEILDRCIAKKAHFEWEVVVCR; this is encoded by the coding sequence ATGGATCAAGCGAAACATTTATATACGTTTAGCCGGCATGACGATGAGTACGAGTTATGCCGACTTGAAATGCGTTCTTTTTTTGAAACGGATACGGACGCGAATTTCATTAGCAGTAATGTGGAAATAGATCCGAGCAGAAGCGCATTCATGAAGGAACGACTTGACGTGTTAGCAGAATGCGATTCCATTGAAGAAGTCGCAACCTTCGTTTCTGCATTTGAAGAGGATGGACGCAGTTTCCTGATTCGCTGCCTCAATACGATGCCGCTTGGAGACACCGCTAAGATTGCCCATCCAGACCGCCGAAAGATTGAACGGCAACTTGGATTGGTAATGCCCGGCTACGCAGATTTAGCACAACCTGATATTTTGTATGGCATTGTTCAGCTTGACCAGAAATATCTTTTTGGCTATTTGTCAGAAAGTATTTCGGTATGGAGACAGCACGTGAAAAAGCCGGAAATGTATTCCACTGCACTCAGCACACGTGTCGCTCGAGCGGTTTCGAATATCGCCGTGCCGCATCCTGAAGGTATAAAAGCCATTGATCCTTGCTGCGGGATTGGCAACGTGCTGGTAGAAGCGATCTCTATGGGTATCGATATGGATGGCCGCGATATTAACCCGCTCGCTGTTCTGGGATCCCGGAAAAACCTTGAACACTTCGGACTAACAGGAACCGTAACGCCAGGTCCTATAGAAGAAGCACCAGGACATTATGACGCAGCCGTAATCGACATGCCGTATAACTTGTACACCCACGTCACCCGTGAGCAGCAGGCCTCTATTTTACAGGCTGCCCGCACATTGACAGACAAGCTCGTTATCGTGACGATTGAATCGATGGATGATCTGTTAGCTGAAGCTGGTTTTGAAATCCTGGATCGATGTATTGCGAAAAAAGCACACTTTGAGTGGGAAGTTGTTGTGTGCCGATAA
- a CDS encoding DUF6440 family protein: MIEKQGKMEVFQVIRDNQTGVLYLSHSAGYGLGLTVMQGPDGKPLVDKDFNVNESFPRS, translated from the coding sequence GTGATTGAGAAGCAAGGGAAGATGGAAGTATTTCAAGTGATCCGTGATAATCAGACCGGCGTGCTGTATTTATCGCACAGCGCTGGATACGGTTTAGGGTTAACAGTTATGCAAGGTCCGGATGGAAAGCCGTTAGTGGATAAGGATTTCAATGTGAATGAATCATTTCCTCGTTCATAA
- a CDS encoding ATP-binding cassette domain-containing protein — MKKNKDEIILRGLRENNLKNIDLNIPKEKINVFTGLSGSGKSSVVFDTLATESRRQMTMNYPLYVRNQMPRYERPHADLMQHLSPVVVVEQKPVGGNSRSTVGTYMDIHPLIRLLFSRIGSPPIGSATDFSSQSSFGKCPECNGYGEVIVPDKNKMIDFDKSLREYAVRFKPLSPSGWQGNWMMTGGLFDPDKPIKDYSKEQYDLLVYGPPEGERVFAPFHTKDGPHDHEWDGLLPRFTRLYINRDVSKLKQTSQEDVLAMSTHTLCPTCHGSGLNPKVLDCKINGFNIAEYDQLELTELLTELKKIKDPVGKSIAQQAIPNVQQLVDLGLGYLSLSRKMGTLSGGEAQRVKIARHLGSSLNNITYIFDEPSAGLHPEEISMLLQMLESLKENHNTVVVIEHNLAVIKVADEIIEMGPGAGVQGGEVIYQGELSGLKDASSITRLDHKPAINKNPRAAESHFSIKNAANNNLKDVSVEIPKNVLVSVCGVSGSGKSSLMFEAFSQKYPETIAVGQGSIGTSSRSTLATYMGIMDDIRKIFSKASGQPAGLFSFNSLGACPVCDGKGVTTPDVAFADPVTVTCEACGGTRYSDEALSYKYEGKNIVEILDLTIDETNSYFDMPKIVKKVNTLKDVGLEYLTLGQTTSSLSGGEVQRLKLASYLKNEGQIYLLDEPSLGLHTKDNDKLLAVFENLVNKGNSVIIVEHNLDFIGASDWIIEMGPEGGKKGGHVLFEGTPEQMMRADTLTAKWLKRGAMELDGLQT; from the coding sequence ATGAAAAAAAATAAAGATGAGATCATTTTACGAGGACTGCGAGAAAATAATTTGAAAAATATTGATTTAAACATACCGAAAGAAAAGATTAATGTGTTTACTGGACTATCAGGTTCAGGAAAAAGCTCAGTGGTCTTTGATACATTAGCAACGGAGAGCAGACGTCAAATGACAATGAACTATCCGCTGTACGTCAGAAACCAAATGCCGAGATATGAACGGCCGCATGCGGATCTAATGCAGCACTTGAGTCCTGTGGTGGTAGTCGAACAAAAGCCAGTTGGCGGAAATTCTCGTTCTACAGTCGGCACTTATATGGATATTCATCCATTAATACGGCTCTTATTCTCGCGTATCGGAAGCCCGCCGATAGGATCGGCTACTGACTTTTCGAGTCAGAGCTCCTTCGGCAAATGTCCAGAATGTAACGGGTATGGGGAAGTGATTGTCCCCGATAAGAATAAGATGATTGACTTTGATAAGTCACTTCGAGAATATGCGGTGCGATTTAAGCCTTTATCCCCGTCAGGATGGCAAGGGAATTGGATGATGACTGGCGGTTTATTTGATCCCGACAAGCCAATCAAAGACTATTCAAAAGAACAATATGACCTTTTGGTATATGGCCCCCCTGAAGGTGAACGCGTATTTGCGCCATTCCATACGAAAGACGGCCCCCATGATCATGAATGGGATGGATTGCTGCCAAGATTTACACGTCTTTATATAAATAGGGATGTATCCAAGTTAAAACAAACTTCACAAGAAGATGTCCTGGCCATGTCTACTCATACATTATGTCCGACTTGCCATGGGTCTGGCTTGAATCCAAAAGTGCTGGATTGTAAAATTAACGGTTTTAATATCGCAGAATACGATCAGTTAGAACTGACAGAATTACTTACCGAACTGAAGAAAATTAAAGACCCTGTCGGTAAGTCCATTGCACAGCAGGCAATTCCAAATGTGCAGCAGCTTGTAGACTTAGGCTTAGGTTATTTAAGTTTATCAAGAAAAATGGGTACTCTTTCAGGCGGAGAAGCCCAGCGGGTAAAAATTGCACGTCATTTAGGAAGCAGTCTCAATAACATCACATACATCTTTGATGAACCAAGCGCCGGACTTCACCCCGAAGAAATCAGCATGTTGCTGCAGATGCTGGAAAGTTTAAAAGAGAATCATAATACTGTGGTTGTAATTGAACACAATCTAGCAGTCATTAAAGTGGCGGATGAAATAATAGAAATGGGACCAGGAGCTGGTGTGCAAGGCGGGGAAGTGATCTATCAAGGAGAATTGTCAGGTTTGAAAGATGCTTCAAGCATAACTAGACTGGACCATAAGCCTGCGATAAATAAAAATCCAAGAGCGGCAGAGAGTCATTTCTCAATAAAAAATGCTGCGAATAATAACCTTAAAGATGTTAGTGTGGAGATTCCTAAGAATGTATTAGTGTCTGTATGCGGTGTCTCTGGTTCAGGGAAGAGTTCTTTAATGTTCGAAGCTTTCTCCCAAAAGTATCCCGAGACGATTGCAGTTGGACAGGGCAGTATTGGAACATCAAGCCGTTCCACGCTCGCTACCTATATGGGGATCATGGATGATATCCGTAAGATTTTCTCGAAAGCATCGGGACAGCCAGCAGGATTATTCAGCTTTAACTCATTAGGAGCCTGCCCGGTATGTGACGGAAAAGGCGTCACAACACCGGATGTCGCGTTTGCGGATCCAGTAACCGTTACATGTGAAGCTTGCGGCGGAACGAGATATTCAGACGAAGCACTTTCTTATAAATACGAAGGTAAAAATATTGTGGAGATTTTAGATCTCACAATAGATGAAACAAATAGCTATTTTGACATGCCGAAAATCGTGAAGAAGGTAAATACATTAAAAGATGTTGGATTGGAGTATTTAACATTAGGGCAGACAACAAGTTCCTTAAGCGGGGGCGAAGTGCAGCGTTTGAAACTAGCAAGTTACTTGAAAAATGAAGGACAGATTTATCTGTTAGACGAGCCTTCGTTAGGGCTGCACACAAAGGACAATGACAAACTATTAGCTGTTTTCGAGAATCTTGTAAACAAAGGGAATTCTGTAATAATCGTCGAACACAATCTCGACTTTATCGGTGCCAGTGACTGGATCATTGAAATGGGGCCTGAAGGAGGGAAAAAAGGAGGGCATGTACTTTTTGAAGGTACACCTGAACAAATGATGCGTGCAGATACGTTGACGGCTAAATGGCTGAAGCGCGGAGCAATGGAATTAGATGGACTACAAACATAA
- a CDS encoding DUF2200 domain-containing protein, with product MTNHKIYTMSFAKVYPLYVNKAERKGRLKEEVDEIICWMTGFSQQELEKELENQTDFETFLAHAPKLNPSRTLIKGVVCGVRVEDIEEPTMREIRYLDKLIDELAKGKNMEKILRK from the coding sequence ATGACTAACCATAAGATCTATACGATGAGTTTTGCAAAAGTATATCCACTGTATGTGAATAAGGCAGAGAGAAAAGGCCGTTTAAAAGAAGAAGTGGATGAAATCATTTGCTGGATGACAGGATTCAGCCAACAAGAGTTAGAGAAGGAGTTAGAGAATCAGACAGACTTTGAGACGTTCCTCGCTCATGCACCAAAGCTTAACCCATCTCGTACATTGATCAAAGGGGTGGTCTGCGGAGTCAGAGTTGAAGATATCGAAGAACCGACGATGCGGGAAATTCGTTATTTAGATAAGCTGATTGATGAATTGGCTAAAGGGAAAAACATGGAGAAAATATTACGTAAATAG
- a CDS encoding FAD-binding oxidoreductase: MQSLSKLVKTPWFLGCLVLIFVAVVMWNIPIEKRKYGLSQGSLVTDYTGLLPEHIERVVTAENRNDLQRIVKQANENGKKISVAGLQHSQGGHTYYKNGVVLDMRTFNRILDIDEQEKTIHVEAGATWEDVQEAIQPHGLALKVTQSQSIFTIGGSLSVNAHGRDIRFGSMAETVKEMTLLTPEGKIKNVNRDDPDEWMKYVFGGYGLFGVILEVTLELTDNDLYTIHTEKLKTNEYESYFNRVLKQPDTAMHYARVSVAPSSFLDEMVVINYDHTGNKNHKSVLKKEEGVRISKMALDAGRKGGTLENLFWATQKRYIASLDGKEITRNNAMRSESTFMEYTKPGRVEVLQEFFVPVESYDEYLTDLKDIIPADDKSHDFKVHNITVRYAAKDNFTTLNYAKEDMLGLVVLIQHGLKEEDITNAESLIQSWTNLTLEHGGTYYLPYYRYQTKEQFKSSYPNWQDFQEEKLRKDPNQVFQNMFYEYYVK, from the coding sequence ATGCAATCTTTATCAAAACTTGTGAAAACACCTTGGTTTCTAGGGTGTCTGGTTCTTATTTTTGTAGCGGTCGTCATGTGGAACATTCCAATCGAGAAAAGAAAATATGGACTCTCTCAAGGGAGTTTAGTTACAGACTACACGGGACTGCTTCCGGAACACATTGAGCGCGTCGTTACAGCGGAAAATCGAAATGATCTGCAAAGAATTGTAAAACAAGCTAACGAGAATGGAAAGAAGATCTCGGTTGCTGGATTACAGCATTCGCAAGGCGGTCATACGTATTACAAAAATGGTGTCGTTCTCGATATGAGGACGTTCAACCGAATACTGGATATTGATGAACAGGAAAAAACAATACATGTGGAAGCGGGCGCAACCTGGGAGGATGTTCAGGAAGCGATACAGCCTCACGGGTTGGCCTTGAAAGTGACTCAATCCCAATCCATTTTTACAATAGGCGGCTCGCTTTCCGTAAACGCGCACGGCCGTGATATCCGTTTCGGCTCGATGGCGGAAACGGTAAAAGAAATGACGTTATTGACTCCAGAAGGAAAGATAAAGAACGTAAACCGGGATGACCCGGATGAATGGATGAAATACGTGTTTGGTGGGTATGGACTGTTCGGTGTAATTTTAGAAGTGACATTGGAACTGACGGATAATGACTTGTATACAATCCATACAGAAAAACTGAAAACAAACGAATACGAATCTTATTTTAACCGTGTTTTAAAACAACCAGATACAGCGATGCACTATGCGAGAGTGAGCGTCGCACCAAGTTCGTTTTTAGATGAAATGGTTGTTATCAATTACGATCACACAGGAAACAAAAATCATAAATCGGTTCTGAAAAAAGAAGAAGGTGTTCGCATATCCAAGATGGCACTCGACGCAGGTCGCAAAGGGGGAACTTTAGAAAACCTGTTCTGGGCAACTCAAAAGCGGTACATTGCTTCACTCGATGGAAAAGAAATTACCCGGAATAATGCGATGCGTTCAGAATCCACGTTCATGGAATACACCAAGCCGGGGCGAGTTGAAGTTTTGCAAGAGTTTTTTGTTCCGGTCGAATCCTATGATGAATACTTAACTGATTTAAAGGATATTATCCCGGCTGATGATAAAAGTCATGATTTTAAAGTTCATAATATAACCGTTCGATACGCCGCTAAAGATAACTTTACGACATTGAACTATGCCAAAGAGGACATGTTAGGTTTAGTTGTATTGATCCAGCATGGATTAAAAGAAGAAGATATTACGAATGCTGAATCATTAATTCAAAGTTGGACTAATTTAACACTTGAGCATGGAGGAACTTATTATTTGCCGTATTACCGATATCAGACAAAAGAACAATTTAAAAGTTCCTATCCTAATTGGCAAGACTTTCAGGAAGAAAAGTTACGGAAGGATCCAAATCAGGTCTTCCAAAATATGTTCTATGAGTATTACGTAAAGTGA